In the genome of Podospora pseudocomata strain CBS 415.72m chromosome 7, whole genome shotgun sequence, the window CACAAGCAAGGAAACGAGTACTGGAGTTTATCGTGGAGGATGCTGCTCCCgtgctgctgttgcagaTGAATCATCCCGAAAGAGTACCGCTGGtttggaagaagagatgAGCGGTTTGATGGGAGCATAAGTTTATAGAAAGAGAGGGCTTTTGTCATTGTATCGAGAGTCTGTCGCAAACCGCCGTTATTTCTGTCCAAACGTTTTTTCCGCATGAAGGACTGATGATATACGTCAAGCTTTTGCTATATTGTGATTTAGCATCCTTTATAGCAAGGAACACGTACGTGCATGGCATGTGCATTACGTACCATGATCCGGGCTGTGGTGACACTCATTCATCCCCGCACGCATCTCCCACCGCAACTTGCGTGCTCAATTTACGTTAGCTCGCTAACTTCGTTCAAGTCGAGAGGTTAGCAATTAGCAGGCACTGGTCAAAATGCCGCTACTCAACGATATTATTCCGGTTTTTTGCACTGCTGAAATCCGCGGGGATGTCCTGGACGAATTTTTCCATGCTGCGTATAGTTCTCCAGAGTTTGTCAATGAAGGAATTCATGGTGACATCGGTGGGCTCCTGTATTCCACTACCTACTGTGAAATAAACCAGGCAATCTAATTCCTTTTGGGTCATGCCCATAGCGGTACTCATCCATGATACCAATACCGAAGGCATAACCCACCCAACAAACCCACCTGTTTCCAAACCGACCTCTTGCCCCTTCAAGAACAAGACGGCTGAGGAGATCTGGGATTTCGCACAAGAAAACCTGCGTTaccccatcttcaaccgTGCCATCGCCATATTGGACGAGCAAACAGTCGTTGACAAGGAAACATGCTTGCTCGTAACTACCTGGGAAAACCCCCCGTCAGAACAAGAGAACGGGTCTGCGTTGTTGACCGTCAGGTCAGACTTTCGATCAGCACTA includes:
- a CDS encoding hypothetical protein (EggNog:ENOG503P9N2) produces the protein MPLLNDIIPVFCTAEIRGDVLDEFFHAAYSSPEFVNEGIHGDIAVLIHDTNTEGITHPTNPPVSKPTSCPFKNKTAEEIWDFAQENLRYPIFNRAIAILDEQTVVDKETCLLVTTWENPPSEQENGSALLTVRSDFRSALAILNIKNLGIGGDEHFKNGKDAKGVIRLYQR